One genomic segment of Gossypium arboreum isolate Shixiya-1 chromosome 3, ASM2569848v2, whole genome shotgun sequence includes these proteins:
- the LOC128290613 gene encoding glycine-rich protein 5-like, with the protein MAFELGTRVGSIGGHGVVRGGISGIGNGDGAGFGGTGTGVVGGGIGGAGNGDVAGFDRGGVGDDFGFGIGGGGGSSGGSGGGTGTGTGGAASGTGSSTGAGYGFGAGGAGEVGGGGTGISGVGTEGENGDGENRHH; encoded by the coding sequence ATGGCTTTCGAGCTTGGGACAAGGGTAGGTTCTATTGGTGGGCATGGTGTAGTTAGAGGTGGTATTAGTGGAATTGGAAATGGGGATGGAGCTGGTTTTGGTGGAACTGGAACTGGTGTAGTTGGAGGTGGTATTGGTGGAGCTGGAAATGGAGATGTAGCTGGTTTTGATCGTGGTGGAGTTGGAGATGATTTTGGTTTTGGaattggtggtggtggtggtagtAGTGGTGGTAGTGGAGGTGGAACTGGAACTGGAACTGGTGGTGCTGCTAGTGGAACTGGTAGTAGTACTGGAGCTGGTTATGGTTTTGGAGCTGGTGGAGCTGGAGAAGTTGGTGGTGGTGGAACTGGAATTAGTGGAGTTGGAACCGAAGGTGAAAATGGCGATGGTGAAAATAGACACCATTGA